In one Lepisosteus oculatus isolate fLepOcu1 chromosome 26, fLepOcu1.hap2, whole genome shotgun sequence genomic region, the following are encoded:
- the LOC102684290 gene encoding uroplakin-3b-like protein 1 isoform X1, with protein sequence MALLTAAVLYCVSVWTVAGKVTSVEYTPEITAYNMAGRVTGTTMVMKQPRCYFDNQLLLPCTPDKCEIWLVAAVGSGIQNFDADKGKSTILSESPYPTAFTGSPPKNYYLTKVGRQQVFPCQQSRGIVYFRVGDEGNCTSANCNGILPAGSTVRVKYVLVDPASRNVTTETYWSQNITLYSSTDPVVIFDGIRQRSAGMIVITSILSVLLFLLLLLLIAGLIYANRHRCWKQHKEGIPAKLGSLRIKKYDTHNLQRTQPQESQKVQDGVKRYIEPGMPNQYSFPEDIPELQDSNSIQNYQTHNLQNDGLYANPI encoded by the exons TGACTTCAGTGGAGTACACCCCAGAGATCACCGCCTACAACATGGCTGGAAGGGTTACTGGCACCACGATGGTAATGAAACAGCCCAGGTGCTACTTTGACAACCAGCTCCTTCTGCCCTGCACCCCAGATAAATGTGAGATATGGCTGGTGGCCGCTGTAGGCTCAG GAATCCAAAACTTCGATGCAGACAAGGGAAAATCCACCATCCTCAGTGAATCTCCCTATCCCACTGCTTTCACCGGCAGCCCCCCCAAGAACTACTACCTGACGAAGGTGGGACGTCAGCAGGTATTCCCCTGTCAGCAGTCCCGTGGGATTGTATATTTCAGAGTCGGGGATGAAGGAAACTGCACCTCGGCCAACTGCAATGGAATATTGCCGGCTGGCTCCACTGTCAG GGTGAAGTATGTTCTCGTTGACCCAGCGAGCAGAAATGTGACCACAGAAACCTATTGGTCTCAAAATATTACTCTTTACAGCT CGACGGATCCAGTGGTCATCTTTGATGGAATCAGGCAACGCTCTGCAGGGATGATTGTCATCACCTCTATCTTGAGTGTCCTTctcttcctgctgctgctgctgctcattGCAGGCTTGATCTATGCCAA CAGACACAGGTGTTGGAAGCAGCACAAAGAAGGTATCCCAGCCAAACTGGGCTCCTTACGGATCAAGAAGTATGACACACACAACTTACAAAGAACCCAGCCCCAAGAGTCCCAGAAAGTACAGGATGGAGTTAAAAGGTACATTGAACCTGGCATGCCCAACCAATACTCCTTCCCCGAAGACATTCCAGAGCTTCAGGACTCCAACAGCATCCAGAACTATCAGACACATAACTTGCAAAATGATGGCCTTTATGCCAACCCTATTTAA